A window from Clupea harengus chromosome 14, Ch_v2.0.2, whole genome shotgun sequence encodes these proteins:
- the LOC105888539 gene encoding rho-related GTP-binding protein RhoB, translating into MAAIRKKLVVVGDGACGKTCLLIVFSKDEFPEVYVPTVFENYVADIEVDIKQVELALWDTAGQEDYDRLRPLSYPDTDVILMCFSVDSPDSLENIPEKWVPEVKHFCPNVPIILVANKKDLRNDENVRNELARMKQEPVKTEDGRAMAVRIGAYDYLECSAKTKEGVREVFETATRAALQKRSRPSSGCVECCKLI; encoded by the coding sequence ATGGCTGCTATTCGGAAAAAGCTTGTGGTGGTCGGGGACGGTGCTTGTGGAAAGACTTGTCTGCTCATCGTGTTCAGTAAAGATGAATTTCCTGAGGTATATGTGCCAACAGTGTTCGAGAACTACGTCGCGGATATTGAGGTTGACATCAAGCAAGTAGAATTAGCTTTGTGGGACACAGCCGGCCAGGAGGACTACGACCGCCTTCGCCCTCTGTCCTACCCAGACACCGACGTAATCCTTATGTGCTTCTCAGTGGACAGCCCAGATTCATTGGAGAATATTCCAGAAAAATGGGTGCCGGAGGTGAAGCACTTCTGTCCTAATGTCCCAATAATTTTAGTGGCCAACAAGAAGGACTTGCGAAATGACGAGAACGTCAGGAATGAGCTAGCGCGGATGAAACAAGAGCCGGTGAAGACAGAAGATGGGAGGGCCATGGCTGTGCGCATCGGAGCGTATGATTACTTGGAGTGTTCGGCTAAAACGAAGGAGGGGGTACGGGAGGTGTTCGAAACAGCAACTCGCGCTGCTTTGCAGAAAAGGTCAAGACCTTCTAGTGGCTGTGTGGAATGCTGCAAATTGATATGA
- the LOC105888537 gene encoding syndecan-1 — MRIHLTRTFVFYICSWLSALSYSASVPEDLDTSGDDLEFSGSGSGLGQDDVANNQGGTVTLTNVTEISWRKDAPLRTTQQTPIAASTPPSSVSLFPITRFTPRMERSDSEALPSQTTSVDHYDIMEGKNATTQSADEVPQSGGGITAVYVIEEYTTALVSGTKETITVVTTTLEETIIDSDDEVEDKTMPTPVIVEEDGTTVPEDVFDAITSKLFDDRTPITPTTDSAGDTSSEWGGSHDGVMSTSPTKDTDSNFVEDNIIPEVRSGVDMAKPDEDFGFDNEIRSPNTKHALERSSDYQNILERKEVLAGVIAGGIVGLAFAVMLVALMVYRMKKKDEGSYALDEHKPSNGGYQKAKRQEEFLA, encoded by the exons ATGAGGATTCACTTGACAAGGACATTTGTTTTCTACATCTGCTCGTGGTTATCTGCTCTATCG TACTCTGCCAGTGTCCCAGAGGACCTGGACACATCTGGAGATGACCTGGAATTCTCTGGTTCAGGCTCTGGTTTAGGACAGGATG ATGTTGCTAATAATCAAGGAGGCACTGTCACTCTCACCAATGTCACTGAAATCTCCTGGAGAAAAGATGCACCGCTCAGAACTACACAGCAGACTCCAATTGCTGCCAGCACGCCGCCTAGCTCCGTCTCATTATTTCCAATCACTAGATTTACACCTCGCATGGAAAGGTCCGATTCAGAGGCACTGCCCTCTCAAACCACTAGTGTTGACCATTATGACATTATGGAAGGAAAAAACGCAACTACCCAGTCTGCTGATGAAGTACCTCAATCTGGGGGAGGGATTACAGCTGTGTATGTCATTGAAGAATATACCACTGCCTTGGTATCAGGCACTAAGGAAACAATCACAGTTGTCACCACAACTTTGGAAGAGACCATCATAGATTCTGATGATGAGGTGGAAGATAAAACTATGCCAACACCAGTGATTGTAGAAGAAGATGGGACCACAGTCCCAGAGGATGTTTTTGATGCAATAACCAGCAAGCTCTTTGATGACAGGACCCCAATAACCCCCACCACAGACTCTGCTGGGGACACTAGTTCAGAATGGGGGGGATCACATGATGGTGTCATGAGCACTTCTCCCACCAAGGACACCGACTCAAACTTTGTGGAGGATAACATTATCCCAGAAGTCAGGAGTGGAGTTGACATGGCAAAGCCT GATGAAGACTTTGGCTTTGACAATGAAATCAGGAGCCCCAATACGAAACATGCTCTGGAGAGATCATCTGATTACCAGAACATTCTGGAAAGGAAGGAAGTTTTGGCAG gtgttaTTGCCGGAGGAATTGTGGGTTTAGCATTTGCAGTCATGCTGGTTGCACTCATGGTCTATCGGATGAAGAAGAAAGATGAAGGAAGCTATGCACTGGATGAGCACAAGCCCTCGAATGGAGGTTACCAGAAAGCCAAGAGGCAGGAAGAGTTCCTGGCATGA